One genomic window of Daphnia pulex isolate KAP4 chromosome 12, ASM2113471v1 includes the following:
- the LOC124209182 gene encoding dentin sialophosphoprotein-like yields MFQITSAVPMKQIMVSVYFSFFVNSFLIFKKCCVGIEAEVAEVIEEESPEKGDEGEDNEGVQDKGETDKMGTEDKGAEGKNEDEGVQFEPDTEAEEESSETTDDQARSTPRSGQTKKNMKKKATKKLKRGTKKQKLESDIENLSKEFEDHCQSSDSDDGQAEEESSETTDDQARCAPRSRQTKRNMKKKATKRLKRGTKKQKLESDIGNLP; encoded by the exons ATGTTTCAGATTACATCAGCAGTCCCGATGAAGCAGATAATGGTTAGTGTGTATTTTAGTTTCTTTGTTAATTCATTCTTGATTTTCAAGAAATGCTGTGTGGGTATAGAAGCTGAAGTCGCAGAAGTTATTGAAGAGGAAAGTCCAGAAAAGGGTGATGAGGGTGAGGACAACGAAGGCGTCCAAGACAAAGGGGAAACAGACAAAATGGGCACAGAGGACAAGGGAGCTGAAGGGAAGAATGAGGATGAAGGGGTGCAATTTGAACCAGACACAGAGGCCGAAGAGGAGAGTAGCGAGACTACAGATGATCAGGCGAGATCCACACCCAGGTCAGGGCAAACCAAGaagaatatgaaaaagaaGGCCACCAAGAAGCTAAAGCGGGGTACTAAGAAGCAAAAGCTCGAGTCCGACATTGAAAATCTGTCTAAAGAATTTGAGGATCACTGCCAGAGTTCAG attccGATGACGGTCAAGCCGAAGAGGAGAGTAGCGAGACTACAGATGATCAGGCGAGATGCGCACCCAGGTCAAGGCAAACCAAGAggaatatgaaaaagaaagccaCTAAGAGGCTAAAGCGGGGTACTAAGAAGCAAAAGCTCGAGTCCGACATTGGAAATCTGCCTTAA